Sequence from the Desulfatiglans anilini DSM 4660 genome:
GCCTATTCAATGTTACTATATCTTAGACTGTCACTTCTCTTTAAACCATGGAGGAAGCACAATATTCATTTCGGAGATACTAGCAGGAAATACAGGAACCATTTTACCTGGTGCAATCCACTGGAACGCGCAACCGATAGCTGCAATTTGCGGATCCACTCCAAAAATAACATTGTGATCTTTCCCAAACCTAATTCTTCCAATAGCCCCTGTTATATCGGTTTCCTCCAGAGTCTTAATCAATTTTTCAGTGTCAAGTGAATTGGCGCGGTTAATCGCATCCGCTACTACATATACGGCATCATAACTTGTTGACACACAATTTCCACCCTCTATACCATAACCCCATCTTTTCTTATAAGAATCATAGAACTCAACTGATTTTGGCCATGCCTTTATTGGAATATGTCCGATTGCCATTGGTATAGAAACTACATACTCTAATTTCCCATCATAAGCCTCCCAAGCTTTTTGACCTACGGTAGCACCCAGATAGCCCACAGGAAGACAGGGAACCTTCATCGTATGCCACTGTTTCATAAGCATAGCAGATTGCGGAGTCGAAAAAGCATACACTAAAACATCTGCTTTATTCTTTTTTATTTTATTAAGAGCAGATGAATAATCAGTCGCACCTATTGGGAACTTATCAAAACCAGTGACTTCCCAATTATTTTCATTTAGCCATTTTTCTACGAATTTTCCCGTTGCAACTGACCAGTTGGCATCTTCGACAACTAGATGTGCACTCTTCAGTCCATGTTGACTTGATAGGGACTCGAGAACCTGAGGATATAATTTCGCAAAATCTATAGCAGTTGCTTGCACTCGAAAAAAATACTTGTATTTATCATAATTTTCTAAAATTTTACTGTTATACACTGGAGTCATAGCATACGAAGATATATGGATTAGCTTTTTTTCGGACACATAGTCCATAGCCGCTAGGAGAACTTCAGATCGATAGGCGCCCCCTACGATGAATGTAGGCTGCTTACTGGTAATAATCTGTTTGTAGGCCATAAGTGCATCATTAACAGGGACCCCTGGGAGAGCCCCTCTTGTGTTGATGGCCTCAATTTTAAGAAGCCGTTTTTCTCCTCCAACATTTACGCCTCCCTGACTGTTTATCTCTTCAGTAGCCATTATCGCAGCATCTCTTCCCTGGTAACCCTCCGGGAAGTCCAGTGTCGTTGGCCATGCTAGTACAATAGGTTCAGTCGCGTTAGCAAAACCTACTGTAAAGATCAAATACGCAATTACTAAAAACATTGAGATAAACATAGAAAACTTTTTCATTGCTATTCTCCTTTCATTGGGTTTTAAAAAAAACTGAAAAATATATTTTTTTTGCAATGTGCTGCAAATATTTTATAAATTTAAATTGCATCAAATTTTTACTTTTACACGTTAAATTTTTTCGCTTTTATACTATTTTCACTAATTTTCAACCCTTCGTTTTTCCTCCGCCCGCAATTCACGTCTAAGCAGTTTTCCAACCTTCGACTTTGGGAGCGTGTCGCGAAATTCGATATAACCTGGGACCTTGTATGACGCAAGTCTTTTCCTACAATAGGCAATGAGATCATATCCGCTGACTCCCTTTACATTCTCTTTAAGTACCACAAAAGCTTTGATCCTCTCTCCCACGCGTGGGTCTGATACGCCTGAAACACAGCACGCCATCACCGCCGGGTGTTCTTGCAGCACTTGTTCTATTTCCGATGCTGACACTCGGTATCCTTTGTGTTTTATTATGTCACCAGATCGATCTGTAAAAAATACCCAGCCGTCTTTATCTATCCGCACTATATCCCCCGTGCGATACCAAATTTTACCCTCTATATTCACAAAGCACTTTTTTGTCTCATCCGGGTTATTCCAATAGGATGTCACCATATGTTTGGATGAGACCAAAAGCTCTCCTGGTTCCCCGTCAGGAACAGAATCCAAGGTATTAGGATCTACTAGTCTGACGTCTTTTGTTCGCACCACCTTTCCTGTCGATCCTTTTGGCGCCTTTTCGGCAGCATTGATCATAGCCACCCCACCGCACGTCTCTGTGGTCCCATAAGATTCGCTTAAGACTTTCTTAAATTTTTTTTCCCATCTTTCTAGAACTTCCACTGGCACTACATCGCCGCCAATCATACAGTATTGAAGAGAACTCAAATCGTAGAAATTTAATCTATCATGCTCAAGAATAGCTCGGTATAAAGCAGGTACACCCGACATAAGCGATACCTTATATTTTTGAATGCTTTCGAAATAAGCGTCTAAATTAACGCGAGGTTTCAATATCAGTGTGTCACCAGTCATGCATAATGGTACTAATCCAAATGCCTGGCCCAGAATATGATAAAGTGGAGACCCCTGAAGTACGATTCCCTCACCCATCGGCACTAAAGGTTCACTCACCTTTCTATGCTCGATTCCATTTTCCAAAAACAAGGATAACGATATAGGGACCCCTTTCGGATGCCCAGTCGTCCCGGAAGTATAAAGTATTTCACATATTTCTCCGCCGTTTATCATAAGGGGTTGCAACGAGGCCGCCCCGCCCTTTAAGAGACGTTTGAAAGGAAAAATGTCATGCCCCGACACAATCTTTCCACTTGGAAACCTGTCAAAGGCTTTGCCAATCAGCCTTTGCCACCAAGGAAGCATGTCTCCCATTGTAGTAGTAACTATTTTCTTTAAACCTGTTTCAGGCATGATTTCAGTGACATAGCCAAAGTTAGTATCCATACAGATGATCGCTTCCGCCCCGCAATCATTTGAAATATATTTTAGCTCATACGGCGTGTAAATATGAGGAATGGGGACAGCTACCGAACCTAACTTTTGCAGGGCAAGCCAGCTAATAATCCATTGCGGAATGTTTGGGAGATAAATTATACATTTGCTGGCTTTGCTCAAACCTAGAGTATACAAACCAGCAGCAAAGCCTTCGATAAAATCTCTTAATTGATTGAAACTTACTTTGTGCCCTAGATATACCAGCGCTGTTTTTTTAGGAAACTTTTCCGCATTCTCTTCAAAAAGCTCGTACAAATTTTTAACAGACATATTTTTCTCCTAAATTAGGAGCTATTTTCGCCTGATCCATTTCGAACGTGGTGGTGCTACTCAGGATGAGACTGTTTTCCTATCGAGATGTCTGAAGGCGGCTGAACGAACCTTGGCTGACACCTCCTCTTGGCCTAGATCATGAGCAAGTCACTTTTTTATTTTGCTAATCGTAATGCCATCCAGGTCGAAAATATAATGCTGGTTTTCGAGTTCGACCTGAAATCACAATGTTTTTAGTGGACGGCTTTTCAATGCCCGGCTAATTTGGAGAGTAATGTCTTGCGATTCTTGCCGATTTCGGCCATATACGCACGGGGTTGTAGCAATGCCCGCGCCTGCCTCTTGCACTTTGTATTTCGAAACAATCTTCCCGCATTAAATGCGGTTGTAGCGCCCTTTTGTCTTTTTCTGAAAATATACACAGGGAATCGATGGCTTCGTGTTATTACCAGGTTTTTTCAAGCCAGTCGGCCTTTTCCACCATCTCGTCCACGTCGGCAGGCACCGGCGGATTTGAGAGGTTTTCGGGATCAAACACAGCCTTAGTCTTTATCATCCAATCCTTAACATTTGGTCCATAGGCTTTTCCTGTGAGCTCTAGGGGACTTTCGTAAATCTTGAAACCGTTAAAAAGTCCGTTCTGAATATCGTATTTGGGTACTTCGGTATATACCCAAGCGTCGGTCTTTTTGATGTCCTCATCATCTGGATCATAATAGCACAAAAATTCTAAATAGCCGTTATGTCCCAGTTCGCTGATTTGAAACCATCCAGGATCACCATAATCTTCCATTAACGGCGGCGTATATCTACGTTTCAATTCGGCCAGGCCTTCTCCACCCTTGACAGCGCAGTCGATAGTGTCCACTGTCACTTCTACCGATACATAACCACCAGTCATCCACCACATGCCAGCAGAATCTGCGTTTTTGATCCACGACTCATCGCTCTGCCGGGTCCTTCCTGTTTGCCCTTTGTATTTATCAACAACGATATCAGTCAGGACTCGTTCTTCATACGCAAGTTGCGCTTCAGAGGTATACCCGATCAGCAAAACCCTCAAGACGTGATCGTTTTTCACATCGTTTTCAGCATCTTTTGTTCCCCATTGTTCCCAGAAGTCCTCCTTTGACTTTGAACGGGCAATATAGCGCCAAAAAATGGGGACCTTAGTGGCTGCAGCCCCGATTTCGCACCTACCGATTTCATACATAGCTTCAACCAGGGAGTTCCGGTCCGGCATCCTGAAATTGTACCACTTCATGCGATTTGTCGGTAAAAGGAGAGTTGTGTCCGGGGTGATTCCGAATTTCTCTAGCGGTTCAGGCTGGAACGGCAAAAGCTTTACTGTCATCCGGGTCACGATCCCCAACGCACCGAACCAACCGGTCCACCCCCGTAACAAGCCTCGCAGATCAGGACCTATGCCTTCGCCCCAAAACGGATCATCACTCATACTTAGCGAGCCAAGACGCAGGATATCCCCGTTTGGCAAAACCCACTCTGTGCCCAGAATTCTCCTGCAAGGCAAGCCGTTCCGGTAGTTCAAAGGAGAAAGCCCCCAGGTCAAATGATTTGGAATTATTGCTGCCTGGGCGCCACCTCCCGGTACGGTGATATACAACCCCCGCTTCATCGCCTCTTCTTGCAATTGGGAATAGATGACGCCGGATCCCACCGTGGCAGACATGTTTTTTTCGTCAATATCAAGCGTTTGCATCCTTTTTAAGTCGATGATAATCTGGTCGTCCCTTTTGGCTGCGCAATGGGTTACCCAATAAGTGCTTGCCGGAAGGTAAGGTATCTTATAACGATTGGCCACCTTGACAACGGCCTGCACCTCTTTTGTTGTCAGGGGCATGACAACGCAAGCGGGCAGCTTGTTCATTTCCCTGTCGATGGCCAAATCTTTGCCATGACCCATTCTGCCTCCGCAATAGGCTTCCGCCACAACCGGATCATCGCTGATATAGCTGGAACCAACGATAGATTTAATCGCCTCATATGCTTCTTTTGATATTGCCATCATCTCCTCCTATCTCAATGCCATAAGTATAAGTTCGGAAAGATCAAAAACCTTCATACTTTTTTGGGCGGATTGTCCGGCTGTCAAGAAATTCTCTTTGCAGTAAGGACATCCGGACACAATGGCTTCCACTGAAATGGATTCGGCCTCTTCAATTCGTTCCACCCCGATAAATTTCGTATAGTCTGGAAAGGCCTCTCTTGTACCGCCGCCGGCTCCACAGCACAAGGTATTCTCTCTTGTCCTGGGCATTTCAATCGTCTCCAGGCCTGGAATCCGCTTTAAAATATTGCGGGGGGCTTGATAGATCCCCCCTGTACCTCTCCTATACACTTTAGGCTGATCCATGATGCCATACTTTCCCCGATCGCCTTCCCAATGTGTCCATGGCTCACTCTGCCGGCCCAAATGGCACGGGTCATGCCACGTCACTTTCATTTTCACTTCTTTGGTAAAGCGGATTTCACCGCTTTCCAACATCTCATCCACCAGCTCGGAAAGATGCAATACTTTGTAATCCATATCTTGTGTGGACTTGGCAAGAAGTTTGGGATAATCCACTTTCCAGGTTTTGTAACATTCAGCACAGCTCGTCAAAACCGTCGTTGCCCCTGTGTCCTTTAAAGCCTGAATATTCGCCTCGGCAACTTTTTTGGCTTGATCGATCATGCCCACTTCAGTCAGAGGATGTCCACAGCAATGATCTTTGTCTCCCAGGGTGGTAAAAGCCTTGCCGCTCAACTTCAGAATCTCGATGGTTCCTTTTGCAATCTCATTTTCAATATAGCTTGCCGCGCATCCTGGAAAATACACGAGATCCACTCCGGAGGAAATCGCGCCATCGGGTAGCCATTGAAGCCTCTTCTTTTGAGGAGCCCCAAATCGGTTTCCCTGCTCTTTAATGTTTTGGGCCACTTTCTTGTGTGCAGGCAGAGGCCCTTTTCCATCCGCTACACACCTAGCCCTCAACGACTCCAACACGGAAATCTGCTCCAGATCCAGATTCCTCTTGCATCCTGCGTCGCACGCGCCGCAGAGGTTGCACTTATAAATCACATCCAGCAATTTATCCGAATAATCAAGCCTCCCTTCGAGAAATGCCAGACCGATTTTGCTCCTGCCCACATAGGCATAGGCGTCGAAGGGATCATAGATGTTACTGGGACATTTAATCCCGAACCTCACACCTGGCATATAGATGTGGTCCACCCATACGCAACCCTTGCAGCCCACGCACTTGTCCATGTCATATTCGTATCTTGCCAAATCATAATTGATGTTCATTTATATTAACCTCCTGATTTTAAAAACAAAGATTGCCGGGGTTCAGGATGTTGTTGGGATCAAATATCCCTTTCACCTTTTTGAGGGCAGCAGTATATTCACTTGCCCTGCTGTATACCAAATCAGAAATAGAACCGAAAGGCCGTGAAAAGAAGGCACCTCGCATCAAAAGGCTTTCAGACGCATCCTTGACCAAAGCTTTCACAATATCGACTTGATCCCGATTCTTCTTATCATAGAAAAGATCAAACTCCAGGTGACAGGCACGTCCGTTTTCAATCGGCTGCACATAACAGCCCACCTTTGAAACCGGGAAGTCTTTGCGACCGGCAACCGTGAGCATGGCATCAACAAATTCCGGCACCTTGCTCATCTTTGCTATGAAAAATAATTCTTCACAGTTGCCTTGATAGCGATGCTTCCAATAAGTGCCATGGGAACAGGGCCTTCTCAAGGCCTCTGCCAGATAAGTTCCGGACTTCGGCAATCCTGCCAATGAAGATTCCATTTTCATTCCGTAAAACCGGGACTGTATTTCCTTCAGCGCATCTATTTCGTAGGCGAATTTTTCATGCGGTCTTCTCCTCGCACTCCTCAAAATGATCACTAGGGTCCATGGGGGTAGCGTCCTCTTGAGAGCCTCGATATCCTCCTTTTTTCCCGCCAGTATACAGGCCAGGTCCAGTTGATTCATAAGAAGGCATTCATAACCTATTTTCTTCCTTTGAATCTGGTACAGCACCTCAATGGCCTTTTCCACCTGGTCAAAGGCCATGAAGAAGGGCATGCTTTCACGGGCCAGATACTCGATCTTTACCATGGCCCAGGTGACAATCCCCATTGTGCCCTGGGCACCCTGAAGGAGGCGGAAGAAATCGAGCGTGCCGGGTCCCATGGGGTTTGTTCCCTCCACAAAGGTTTTCGGAAAATTCGGAGCGCTGGCTGATCCGGTTCTAAAAAGGCTTCCTTCGGGCCACACCACCTCCATGCTCATGAGAGGCTCACTATATTCAAAAAGCGAAATGACCAAAGGCTCTCTTTCCAGAAATGTGGTCACCACGGATTGTTCTGGATGCGGCAACAATGGAGGACTCACCATTAATTCTATATCAGTCAACACTGACTGAATCTGGCCCCAGGTCACGCCCGGCTCGATCATCACAAACCGGTTACGTTCATTAACGGAAACAATCCGGTTCATCTTTTGGAAGTCTAGAATCAGCCCTCCCTGTTTGGGAATGGTGCTCCCTCGAAAATGAACTCTCGAACTGCATGGGATAACAGGCAGAGCGTGCGCATTGCAAAATTTAACAACTTCCTGAACCTGAACTGTGTTTTCCGGATACACTACATATCCAGGCCTTCCTGGGGGGTGGAGGCTTTCATCCTTTGAATAGTGATCCAGGGTCTCACGATCATCCGAAACATTTTCAGCTCCGACAAATTTCGACAATTCGTATTTGAGACTCATGCGCCTTCTCCTTGTACTTCTTCGCTTAAATAAAACATGTTCATGTGATGTGCCAATTATATCAACACATACCAACGCACCATTGGCTCAATCCCCAGGAAACTCAGACGCTCGTGCCTGAACCTGAAAAGAGATTGGCGAGTTCCATTTAATGCAGAATGCATGCCATTTTTATGACCTTATCAACTCAAGGGATAAATCTCATAACAATGTATATTATTCTAAATACTTACTTATCAGATCAGCCCAGAAAAGAATCTATTGAACATTTCAAAGGATAGGCCCTCGAAAATTAAAGTGTCGATTTATTCGCAACAAAATTTAAAAAATTTCGTAACATTTTGAATATATTTATAGAAAAGGCATGTCGCAATTTGCGCAACATGTTGTGTTTTGTGCGACAGAATGTTAAGAAAGGGCGACAACAATGACGAAGCGACGGAGATTCACCAAGCAATTTAAGGCCAAGGTGGCGCTGAAAGTGCTCAAGGCGCAACGGCCGGTTCACCAGCTTGCGAAAGTGCCGGGTGATCCCGGGCCGTTTCCGACCCGGGATTCCCACAGATCCGGACATGCGCGACTGACGCATCCGGCTCCTCAGGTCATGGTTTTGCTACGCGACCTCAGCACTGGTGGGCGACGGTGGGTTTAGGAAGCGGAAACCGCTTCGCTAATTCGTTGAACCAATCCCATCTCCGTTTAGCCTTGTGGGATCGTCGACCAAGCCACTTGTGCCAGATCTCTCGGGCCAGGAAGATAAACCTGCTGAGGGCAGGTGTATTGCCCTTGATCCCGAAGTACTGAATGTGCCCGCGCATCTTTGTGCTCAGCATTTTATGCTGCTCTGCTATAGGCCAGTGGCGCACCCTGCGCAGCCAGACCGATAAGCGTTTAAGGGACCTTGCCAACCTGTCTTTTGCTGTCTTTCGCTTGATGACCCAAAAGCCCCGCCGGGATTTTGCCCAGAAGTGTGTAAACCCAAGAAAGTTGAA
This genomic interval carries:
- a CDS encoding FAD-binding oxidoreductase; the encoded protein is MMAISKEAYEAIKSIVGSSYISDDPVVAEAYCGGRMGHGKDLAIDREMNKLPACVVMPLTTKEVQAVVKVANRYKIPYLPASTYWVTHCAAKRDDQIIIDLKRMQTLDIDEKNMSATVGSGVIYSQLQEEAMKRGLYITVPGGGAQAAIIPNHLTWGLSPLNYRNGLPCRRILGTEWVLPNGDILRLGSLSMSDDPFWGEGIGPDLRGLLRGWTGWFGALGIVTRMTVKLLPFQPEPLEKFGITPDTTLLLPTNRMKWYNFRMPDRNSLVEAMYEIGRCEIGAAATKVPIFWRYIARSKSKEDFWEQWGTKDAENDVKNDHVLRVLLIGYTSEAQLAYEERVLTDIVVDKYKGQTGRTRQSDESWIKNADSAGMWWMTGGYVSVEVTVDTIDCAVKGGEGLAELKRRYTPPLMEDYGDPGWFQISELGHNGYLEFLCYYDPDDEDIKKTDAWVYTEVPKYDIQNGLFNGFKIYESPLELTGKAYGPNVKDWMIKTKAVFDPENLSNPPVPADVDEMVEKADWLEKTW
- a CDS encoding ABC transporter substrate-binding protein; translated protein: MKKFSMFISMFLVIAYLIFTVGFANATEPIVLAWPTTLDFPEGYQGRDAAIMATEEINSQGGVNVGGEKRLLKIEAINTRGALPGVPVNDALMAYKQIITSKQPTFIVGGAYRSEVLLAAMDYVSEKKLIHISSYAMTPVYNSKILENYDKYKYFFRVQATAIDFAKLYPQVLESLSSQHGLKSAHLVVEDANWSVATGKFVEKWLNENNWEVTGFDKFPIGATDYSSALNKIKKNKADVLVYAFSTPQSAMLMKQWHTMKVPCLPVGYLGATVGQKAWEAYDGKLEYVVSIPMAIGHIPIKAWPKSVEFYDSYKKRWGYGIEGGNCVSTSYDAVYVVADAINRANSLDTEKLIKTLEETDITGAIGRIRFGKDHNVIFGVDPQIAAIGCAFQWIAPGKMVPVFPASISEMNIVLPPWFKEK
- a CDS encoding (Fe-S)-binding protein; this translates as MNINYDLARYEYDMDKCVGCKGCVWVDHIYMPGVRFGIKCPSNIYDPFDAYAYVGRSKIGLAFLEGRLDYSDKLLDVIYKCNLCGACDAGCKRNLDLEQISVLESLRARCVADGKGPLPAHKKVAQNIKEQGNRFGAPQKKRLQWLPDGAISSGVDLVYFPGCAASYIENEIAKGTIEILKLSGKAFTTLGDKDHCCGHPLTEVGMIDQAKKVAEANIQALKDTGATTVLTSCAECYKTWKVDYPKLLAKSTQDMDYKVLHLSELVDEMLESGEIRFTKEVKMKVTWHDPCHLGRQSEPWTHWEGDRGKYGIMDQPKVYRRGTGGIYQAPRNILKRIPGLETIEMPRTRENTLCCGAGGGTREAFPDYTKFIGVERIEEAESISVEAIVSGCPYCKENFLTAGQSAQKSMKVFDLSELILMALR
- a CDS encoding class I adenylate-forming enzyme family protein is translated as MSVKNLYELFEENAEKFPKKTALVYLGHKVSFNQLRDFIEGFAAGLYTLGLSKASKCIIYLPNIPQWIISWLALQKLGSVAVPIPHIYTPYELKYISNDCGAEAIICMDTNFGYVTEIMPETGLKKIVTTTMGDMLPWWQRLIGKAFDRFPSGKIVSGHDIFPFKRLLKGGAASLQPLMINGGEICEILYTSGTTGHPKGVPISLSLFLENGIEHRKVSEPLVPMGEGIVLQGSPLYHILGQAFGLVPLCMTGDTLILKPRVNLDAYFESIQKYKVSLMSGVPALYRAILEHDRLNFYDLSSLQYCMIGGDVVPVEVLERWEKKFKKVLSESYGTTETCGGVAMINAAEKAPKGSTGKVVRTKDVRLVDPNTLDSVPDGEPGELLVSSKHMVTSYWNNPDETKKCFVNIEGKIWYRTGDIVRIDKDGWVFFTDRSGDIIKHKGYRVSASEIEQVLQEHPAVMACCVSGVSDPRVGERIKAFVVLKENVKGVSGYDLIAYCRKRLASYKVPGYIEFRDTLPKSKVGKLLRRELRAEEKRRVEN
- a CDS encoding FAD-binding oxidoreductase; the protein is MSLKYELSKFVGAENVSDDRETLDHYSKDESLHPPGRPGYVVYPENTVQVQEVVKFCNAHALPVIPCSSRVHFRGSTIPKQGGLILDFQKMNRIVSVNERNRFVMIEPGVTWGQIQSVLTDIELMVSPPLLPHPEQSVVTTFLEREPLVISLFEYSEPLMSMEVVWPEGSLFRTGSASAPNFPKTFVEGTNPMGPGTLDFFRLLQGAQGTMGIVTWAMVKIEYLARESMPFFMAFDQVEKAIEVLYQIQRKKIGYECLLMNQLDLACILAGKKEDIEALKRTLPPWTLVIILRSARRRPHEKFAYEIDALKEIQSRFYGMKMESSLAGLPKSGTYLAEALRRPCSHGTYWKHRYQGNCEELFFIAKMSKVPEFVDAMLTVAGRKDFPVSKVGCYVQPIENGRACHLEFDLFYDKKNRDQVDIVKALVKDASESLLMRGAFFSRPFGSISDLVYSRASEYTAALKKVKGIFDPNNILNPGNLCF